A window of the Brassica oleracea var. oleracea cultivar TO1000 chromosome C1, BOL, whole genome shotgun sequence genome harbors these coding sequences:
- the LOC106296764 gene encoding endoglucanase 20 isoform X1: protein MGKLLVIMLVCIFMAFQSLEALDYGDALNKSILFFEGQRSGKLPVNQRVTWRADSALSDGRPDNVNLIGGYYDAGDNVKFVWPMSFTTTLLSWAAIEYQNEISSVNQLSYLRSSIKWATDFIILAHASPTTLYTHVGDGNSDHSCWERPEDMDTARTLYKINSSSPGSEAAGEAAAALASAALVFETVDSNYSSKLLSHAKSLFEFADQYRGSYQASCPFYCSYSGYQDELLWAAAWLYKATGENKYIRYVISNQDWSQAVNEFSWDNKFAGAQALLASEFYKGKNDLGKFKKDVESFICALMPGSSSQQIEPTPGGLLFTRDSSNIQYVTTAITVLFHYSKTLTQAQVGSIQCGSTKFTVSQIQNFSKSQVDYILGNNPMKMSYMVGYGNKYPTQLHHRGSSLPSIKSKPEKINCNGGYSYYNSDQPNPNVHTGAIVGGPDSSDEFSDERSDYSHAEPTTYINAAFIGPVAALIGLNSN from the exons ATGGGCAAGCTCTTGGTGATAATGCTAGTTTGTATTTTCATGGCTTTCCAAAGCTTGGAAGCTCTTGATTATGGAGATGCACTAAACAAGTCCATTTTGTTCTTTGAAGGCCAACGATCCGGTAAACTACCGGTGAACCAACGTGTTACATGGCGAGCCGATTCTGCCCTGTCCGACGGTAGACCGGATAAT GTGAATTTGATTGGAGGATACTATGATGCGGGTGACAATGTAAAATTTGTTTGGCCAATGTCATTTACCACAACCTTATTAAGTTGGGCCGCCATTGAATACCAAAATGAAATTTCATCCGTAAACCAACTCAGTTATCTTCGCTCTTCTATCAAATGGGCAACCGATTTTATCATCCTTGCTCATGCTTCCCCCACCACTCTATATACACAT GTAGGAGATGGAAATTCAGATCATAGTTGCTGGGAGAGACCAGAAGATATGGACACAGCCAGAACTCTCTACAAGATTAATTCTTCTTCCCCTGGCTCTGAAGCGGCCGGCGAAGCCGCAGCCGCGCTTGCCTCTGCAGCACTTGTTTTCGAAACGGTCGACTCTAATTATTCATCCAAGCTACTAAGCCATGCAAAATCC CTATTTGAATTTGCTGATCAGTACAGAGGCTCTTATCAAGCCTCATGCCCTTTCTACTGCTCATACTCAGGCTACCAG GACGAGTTATTGTGGGCTGCGGCTTGGCTATACAAAGCAACAGGAGAAAATAAATACATAAGGTATGTCATAAGCAATCAAGATTGGAGCCAAGCGGTGAATGAATTCAGCTGGGACAATAAGTTTGCCGGAGCTCAGGCTTTACTCGCATCG GAGTTTTACAAAGGGAAAAATGACTTGGGAAAATTTAAGAAAGATGTTGAGTCGTTCATCTGTGCATTGATGCCAGGAAGTAGCTCTCAACAAATTGAACCAACCCCTG GTGGCCTTTTGTTTACTAGAGACAGTAGCAACATACAATATGTAACAACGGCAATAACGGTGTTGTTCCATTATTCAAAAACTTTAACACAAGCCCAGGTCGGTTCAATCCAGTGCGGGTCAACCAAGTTCACGGTATCTCAAATTCAGAATTTTTCTAAATCACAG GTGGACTACATCCTTGGAAATAATCCAATGAAAATGTCTTACATGGTCGGATACGGGAATAAGTACCCAACACAGCTTCATCATAGAGGCTCATCTTTACCGTCGATCAAATCTAAACCGGAGAAAATCAACTGTAATGGAGGATATTCATACTATAATTCTGATCAACCAAACCCAAATGTCCATACGGGTGCAATTGTGGGCGGACCGGATTCATCAGACGAGTTTAGCGACGAAAGATCAGACTACTCGCATGCAGAGCCCACAACTTACATCAACGCCGCCTTTATTGGACCTGTAGCTGCTCTGATTGGCCTGAATTCCAATTAG
- the LOC106296764 gene encoding endoglucanase 20 isoform X2 — MGKLLVIMLVCIFMAFQSLEALDYGDALNKSILFFEGQRSGKLPVNQRVTWRADSALSDGRPDNVNLIGGYYDAGDNVGDGNSDHSCWERPEDMDTARTLYKINSSSPGSEAAGEAAAALASAALVFETVDSNYSSKLLSHAKSLFEFADQYRGSYQASCPFYCSYSGYQDELLWAAAWLYKATGENKYIRYVISNQDWSQAVNEFSWDNKFAGAQALLASEFYKGKNDLGKFKKDVESFICALMPGSSSQQIEPTPGGLLFTRDSSNIQYVTTAITVLFHYSKTLTQAQVGSIQCGSTKFTVSQIQNFSKSQVDYILGNNPMKMSYMVGYGNKYPTQLHHRGSSLPSIKSKPEKINCNGGYSYYNSDQPNPNVHTGAIVGGPDSSDEFSDERSDYSHAEPTTYINAAFIGPVAALIGLNSN; from the exons ATGGGCAAGCTCTTGGTGATAATGCTAGTTTGTATTTTCATGGCTTTCCAAAGCTTGGAAGCTCTTGATTATGGAGATGCACTAAACAAGTCCATTTTGTTCTTTGAAGGCCAACGATCCGGTAAACTACCGGTGAACCAACGTGTTACATGGCGAGCCGATTCTGCCCTGTCCGACGGTAGACCGGATAAT GTGAATTTGATTGGAGGATACTATGATGCGGGTGACAAT GTAGGAGATGGAAATTCAGATCATAGTTGCTGGGAGAGACCAGAAGATATGGACACAGCCAGAACTCTCTACAAGATTAATTCTTCTTCCCCTGGCTCTGAAGCGGCCGGCGAAGCCGCAGCCGCGCTTGCCTCTGCAGCACTTGTTTTCGAAACGGTCGACTCTAATTATTCATCCAAGCTACTAAGCCATGCAAAATCC CTATTTGAATTTGCTGATCAGTACAGAGGCTCTTATCAAGCCTCATGCCCTTTCTACTGCTCATACTCAGGCTACCAG GACGAGTTATTGTGGGCTGCGGCTTGGCTATACAAAGCAACAGGAGAAAATAAATACATAAGGTATGTCATAAGCAATCAAGATTGGAGCCAAGCGGTGAATGAATTCAGCTGGGACAATAAGTTTGCCGGAGCTCAGGCTTTACTCGCATCG GAGTTTTACAAAGGGAAAAATGACTTGGGAAAATTTAAGAAAGATGTTGAGTCGTTCATCTGTGCATTGATGCCAGGAAGTAGCTCTCAACAAATTGAACCAACCCCTG GTGGCCTTTTGTTTACTAGAGACAGTAGCAACATACAATATGTAACAACGGCAATAACGGTGTTGTTCCATTATTCAAAAACTTTAACACAAGCCCAGGTCGGTTCAATCCAGTGCGGGTCAACCAAGTTCACGGTATCTCAAATTCAGAATTTTTCTAAATCACAG GTGGACTACATCCTTGGAAATAATCCAATGAAAATGTCTTACATGGTCGGATACGGGAATAAGTACCCAACACAGCTTCATCATAGAGGCTCATCTTTACCGTCGATCAAATCTAAACCGGAGAAAATCAACTGTAATGGAGGATATTCATACTATAATTCTGATCAACCAAACCCAAATGTCCATACGGGTGCAATTGTGGGCGGACCGGATTCATCAGACGAGTTTAGCGACGAAAGATCAGACTACTCGCATGCAGAGCCCACAACTTACATCAACGCCGCCTTTATTGGACCTGTAGCTGCTCTGATTGGCCTGAATTCCAATTAG
- the LOC106331303 gene encoding uncharacterized protein LOC106331303 has protein sequence MRCYHCQRLTHAKERCPFLEQAQGASDQSTGFMSISQTPLPQRVLEATDPLYGVLKEDQVGINPLSGRPRISPEILQEMRNYLLASSSEDRHVREQRVIASVKDSEMKLDSQRSVMQLIPTSLFASVINKGKGIVVSDDKEERMGHSSIPNPQPKLMAAAISSGQTMFNTTTNVFCKLLLPSLQQSQVNQTSSLITFTAEPASSKEKVIRKPRRFKRIYNSRKRFQKLPQAHDHQEVTEGSVNKKRKAEDDLAGVSKATKSNAPKMVPREGPSNA, from the coding sequence ATGCGGTGCTACCACTGTCAGAGATTAACGCATGCAAAGGAGCGCTGTCCTTTTCTTGAACAGGCTCAAGGAGCTAGTGATCAGTCAACTGGATTCATGTCTATCTCTCAGACTCCTCTTCCGCAGCGGGTTCTTGAAGCTACTGATCCTCTGTATGGAGTTTTAAAGGAAGATCAAGTGGGAATTAATCCTCTCTCGGGTCGCCCGCGTATTTCTCCTGAGATTCTACAAGAGATGCGCAATTATCTACTAGCTTCAAGCTCTGAAGACAGACATGTTCGTGAACAAAGGGTCATTGCTTCAGTGAAAGATTCAGAGATGAAACTGGACTCACAGAGATCAGTGATGCAACTCATCCCCACTTCGCTGTTTGCTTCAGTCATAAACAAAGGAAAAGGGATAGTTGTCTCTGATGATAAAGAAGAAAGAATGGGCCACTCTTCTATCCCGAACCCGCAGCCTAAGCTTATGGCAGCAGCAATCTCCTCAGGACAGACGATGTTCAACACCACAACTAACGTCTTCTGTAAACTGTTGCTACCATCCCTTCAACAGTCTCAGGTGAATCAAACCAGCTCTCTGATTACTTTCACTGCTGAACCTGCTAGCTCCAAGGAGAAGGTAATAAGGAAGCCAAGAAGATTCAAAAGAATCTACAACTCTCGTAAGAGGTTTCAGAAGTTACCTCAGGCTCATGATCACCAAGAGGTCACTGAAGGAAGTGTGAACAAGAAAAGGAAAGCTGAAGATGATTTGGCAGGTGTATCCAAAGCTACAAAGAGCAATGCACCAAAGATGGTCCCACGTGAGGGACCTTCCAATGCGTAA
- the LOC106301491 gene encoding protein SGT1 homolog A-like has protein sequence MAKELAAKAKEAFEDDEFDVAVDLYSKAIDLDPKCAEFFADRAQTNVKLEKFIEAVEDANKAIELDPLLTKAYLRKGTACMKLEEYQTAKKALEKGASIAPCESKFKKLIDECELRISEEEKILVQPVASPSVKADLTHVSSAPAKPKFRHDYYQKPEEVVVTIFAKGIPKQNVNIDFGEQILSVVIDVPGEEEAYHLQTRLFGKIVPEKCRYEVLSTKVEICLAKAEIITWASLEHGKVPAVLPKPNVSSEVSVQPAYPSSKKVKDWDKLEAEVKKQEKDEKLEGDAALDKSLREMYSNADEDMRRAMSKSFVESNGTVLSTNWKEVGAKTIESTPPDGMELKKWEI, from the exons ATGGCTAAGGAGCTTGCAGCGAAGGCCAAAGAGGCTTTCGAAGACGACGAGTTCGATGTTGCTGTTGACTTGTACTCAAAAGCCATCGACTTGGATCCAAAGTGTGCTGAGTTCTTCGCCGATCGCGCTCAGACCAACGTCAAACTCGAAAAATTCATCG AAGCAGTGGAAGATGCGAACAAAGCGATAGAGTTGGATCCTTTATTGACGAAAGCTTACTTAAGAAAGGG AACTGCTTGTATGAAGCTTGAAGAATATCAAACTGCGAAAAAAGCTCTTGAAAAGGGTGCTTCAATTGCACCATGTGAATCCAAATTCAAGAAGCTGATAGACGAATGCGAGCTTCGTATCTCAG AAGAAGAGAAAATTTTGGTTCAACCGGTGGCATCTCCATCAGTGAAAGCTGATCTCACCCATGTGTCTTCAGCACCGGCCAAACCAAAGTTCAG ACACGACTACTACCAAAAGCCAGAAGAAGTTGTGGTCACTATATTCGCAAAAGGGATACCAAAGCAGAATGTTAATATCGACTTTGGTGAACAAATT CTGAGTGTTGTGATTGATGTTCCTGGAGAGGAGGAAGCCTATCATCTCCAGACGAGATTGTTTGGAAAG ATAGTACCAGAGAAGTGCAGATATGAAGTGTTATCAACCAAAGTCGAGATCTGTCTTGCCAAAGCAGAGATCATCACATGGGCCTCTCTTGAACACGGCAAAGTGCCAGCGGTTTTGCCAAAGCCAAATGTCTCATCAG AGGTTTCAGTGCAACCGGCGTATCCTTCTTCTAAGAAAGTGAAGGACTGGGACAAGCTTGAAGCCGAAGTGAAGAAACAGGAGAAGGATGAGAAGCTGGAAGGAGACGCTGCTTTGGACAAGTCCTTACGTGAGATGTATTCGAATGCTGATGAGGATATGAGACGTGCCATGAGCAAATCCTTT GTGGAATCGAATGGAACGGTGCTGTCGACAAACTGGAAAGAGGTTGGGGCTAAGACAATCGAGAGCACTCCTCCTGATGGTATGGAGCTCAAGAAATGGGAGATCTAA